One window from the genome of Calliopsis andreniformis isolate RMS-2024a chromosome 12, iyCalAndr_principal, whole genome shotgun sequence encodes:
- the Armi gene encoding putative RNA helicase armitage, which produces MLSLIYTLVKYTIGYKSPIKNNTDEINNVITRIENAYEEEILKDGYFNKDNCCYKTGKVTFKATDYVLVDNFYVCNVVNISIDNLKVGDTVYYSIQQEEDKKEHQIRKIISVVNESWDDGVTESQTNSCESQVFMKCIIGKVIDRKGRVLIVEPNNITVDLNKVQSEFIPVIGDWLKLESKVEINKDSYDLNGDILEVNKIQPLRSKLDVGTVSSYDPIKEVGVIGKDIVFNRRICDSGYIPCAGDKVISDSIESDQGIYSWRSLTVVPIIQASKKETQLPLLNNTSITKKNLDELIKDKCGIVISNDLNINLNVLEETNITVTVQNVGNTTHVLRKGCFMIKKAQSQLTLVQPTTTDKISILNPSDSLTYVFKCKGKFIGISEELFMFNFKGFEIGRIFYITVKPKNVQRKTIPQNDSNKTKKNGQVAELDDWSQATYIPGIRPCKPPAFIRVRNVIFKVPRHYWDIISQCINEGNSQNECAYKVENAIPCLSNKLCYTSYKDRFHALLYLEEIAQTIDMQQYSIESTVMRQCGEYLVMEVPGLAEKRPSLLIGDRAIVSFKWDKSAGKLKYEGFIHKVTSSEIFLKFNQKFHQEYNYEDCQVTFKCSQSAIQRCHNAINTAVNRLGPNFLFPTHVVEKESQVNLEELEITNKPVPKKLAHQRTDSISSESSCTSTTSISNKSSSTTKSFTKPSVVERLFNVKPLESNSDFVTSSPKIVKDEQSIETNNETSITENKTNTQKNSVDIRSPQNLKQESSVSSYNDELQSYISQVKKRKLLWYNKNLNYYQKEAVKNILKGIARPLPYVIFGPPGTGKTVTLCETILQILTVIPGSRLLIATPSNSSANLIAERLLESGILKPGDMVRLIAHHCLGGDSIPDKLLPYCATAEMAEEGTCERTKYSGMGPRLNCPMSVLGRHRITIGTCIALGILHNMGFPREHFSHVLIDEAGQATEPEIMIPLNFVHSDHGQVVLAGDPLQLGPVVQSRIAKIFGLDESFLSRLLRHFPYQKDANGFETQYDPRLVTKLVINYRSLPEILELSSSLFYDSELIAQISPKRSKEAKLLQTLATELPERKGSPPAIVFHGINGENCKDSDSPSWYNPEEATQVYLYLLKLYKCGLLPSDIGIITPYQKQVYQIRELLMELDVELPKISSVEGFQGQERNVIIISAVRSSNNFINEDIKHSLGFVACPRRLNVAITRARVLVIILGNPRLLAQDPYWRSVLIYCINQDSYTGCSFIFSEIEDPQMEI; this is translated from the exons ATGCTGTCATTGATCTATACTCTTGTAAAGTATACCATAGGATATAAGTCGCCTATTAAAAACAATACAGATGAAATAAACAATGTCATCACTCGCATTGAAAATGCTTATGAAGAAGAAATATTGAAAGATGGATATTTTAATAAGGATAATTGTTGCTATAAAACAGGAAAAGTTACTTTTAAGGCAACAGATTATGTGTTAGTCGATAATTTTTATGTATGCAATGTAGTAAACATCTCTATAGATAATTTGAAAGTAGGTGATACAGTCTACTATTCAATCCAACAAGAAGAAGATAAAAAAGAACATCAAATAAGGAAAATTATTTCTGTGGTAAATGAATCATGGGATGATGGTGTTACAGAATCTCAAACTAATTCTTGTGAATCACAAGTTTTCATGAAGTGCATAATTGGTAAAGTAATAGATCGTAAAGGTCGAGTATTAATTGTAGAACCTAACAATATTACTGTTGACTTAAATAAAGTACAGTCTGAATTTATTCctgtgattggagattggttaaaaCTAGAGTCAAAAgtagaaataaataaagattCTTATGATTTAAATGGAGATATCTTAGaagtaaataaaatacaaccactAAGATCTAAGTTAGATGTTGGAACTGTGTCAAGTTATGATCCTATTAAAGAAGTTGGTGTTATTGGAAAAGATATTGTATTCAATAGAAGGATATGTGATTCTGGTTACATTCCTTGTGCCGGTGATAAAGTAATTAGTGATAGTATTGAAAGTGATCAAGGAATTTATTCATGGAGGTCATTAACTGTGGTTCCCATAATTCAG GCATCAAAAAAAGAAACTCAGTTACCCTTATTAAACAATACATCTATAACAAAAAAGAATTTAGATGAGCTAATAAAAGATAAATGTGGTATAGTTATTAGTAATGatctaaatattaatttaaatgtACTAGAAGAAACAAACATAACAGTCACAGTACAAAATGTAGGTAATACTACTCACGTATTGCGAAAAGGTTGTTTCATGATTAAAAAGGCACAGTCTCAACTAACTTTAGTACAGCCAACCACCACAGATaagatttcaatattaaatccttccGATAGTTTGACTTATGTATTTAAATGTAAAGGAAAATTTATTGGTATAAGCGAAGAATTATTTATGTTTAACTTCAAAGGTTTTGAAATTGGAAGAATCTTTTATATAACTGTTAAACCTAAAAATGTACAAAGAAAGACAATTCCTCAAAATGATAGtaataaaacaaagaaaaatggCCAAGTGGCAGAATTAGATGACTGGAGTCAAGCAACATACATTCCAGGCATTCGTCCATGTAAGCCACCAGCATTCATTAGAGTGCGTAACGTGATATTTAAAGTTCCACGACATTACTGGGACATAATATCACAATGCATAAATGAAGGAAACTCGCAAAATGAATGTGCATATAAAGTAGAAAACGCTATACCTTGTTTATCGAATAAACTTTGTTATACATCATACAAGGATCGTTTCCATGCTTTATTATATTTGGAAGAGATTGCTCAAACAATAGATATGCAACAATATAGCATAGAAAGTACAGTAATGAGACAGTGTGGAGAATATTTGGTGATGGAAGTGCCTGGTCTTGCCGAAAAACGTCCATCTCTTCTCATTGGCGACAGAGCTATAGTATCTTTTAAATGGGATAAATCTGCAG GAAAACTAAAATATGAAGGATTTATTCACAAAGTTACAAGCTcagaaattttcttaaaattcaatcaaaAGTTTCATCAAGAATATAATTACGAAGATTGTCAAGTAACATTTAAATGTTCGCAATCTGCTATACAACGTTGTCATAATGCCATTAATACGGCTGTAAATCGCCTGGGGCCCAATTTCTTATTTCCTACGCATGTAGTCGAGAAAGAGTCTCAAGTAAATCTTGAAGAACTTGAAATAACAAACAAACCAGTTCCTAAAAAGTTAGCTCATCAACGAACAGATTCCATATCATCGGAGTCTTCTTGCACTAGTACTACTTCTATAAGTAATAAGTCTAGTAGCACAACGAAATCATTTACAAAACCATCAGTGGTAGAGAGATTATTCAATGTTAAACCGCTAGAATCAAATTCCGATTTTGTCACAAGTTCTCCTAAAATAGTAAAAGATGAACAGTCTATTGAAACAAATAATGAAACAAGCATAACAgagaataaaacaaatactcAGAAAAACTCGGTAGATATTCGGTCACCGCAAAATTTGAAGCAAGAATCATCAGTCTCTTCTTATAATGATGAACTACAATCATACATTTCGCAAGTGAAAAAACGAAAGCTACTTTGGTATAATAAAAATCTGAATTATTATCAGAAAGAAGcagtaaaaaatatattgaaagGAATTGCACGACCATTACCTTATGTAATATTTGGACCACCTGGTACAGGGAAAACTGTTACCCTTTGTGAAACAATTTTGCAAATTTTAACAGTAATACCTGGAAGTCGTTTGTTAATAGCAACACCATCCAATAGTTCAGCAAATCTTATAGCAGAACGACTACTAGAGAGTGGTATACTTAAACCTGGAGATATG GTGCGACTTATAGCTCATCACTGTTTAGGTGGTGATTCTATACCAGATAAATTATTGCCATACTGTGCTACAGCAGAAATGGCAGAAGAAGGAACATGCGAAAGAACGAAGTATAGTGGAATGGGACCACGACTAAACTGTCCTATGAGTGTACTTGGTCGTCATAGAATTACTATTGGTACCTGTATTGCGTTAGGAATATTGCATAATATGGGTTTCCCTCGTGAACATTTCTCACATGTGTTAATCGATGAGGCTGGCCAAGCAACAGAACCAGAGATTATGATTCCATTAAATTTTGTCCATTCTGACCATGGACAAGTAGTTCTTGCTGGTGATCCGTTACAACTTGGACCAGTTGTACAGAGCAGAATAGCAAAAATCTTCGGTTTGGACGAATCCTTCTTATCAAGATTACTGCGTCATTTTCCTTATCAAAAAGATGCTAATGGTTTTGAAACACAGTATGATCCTCGGCTCGTAACAAAGCTTGTTATAAACTATCGAAGTTTACCGGAAATACTTGAGCTGTCAAGTTCATTATTTTACGATTCTGAATTAATAGCACAG ATATCTCCTAAACGAAGCAAAGAAGCTAAACTTTTGCAAACATTAGCTACCGAATTACCAGAAAGAAAAGGTTCTCCGCCAGCTATAGTTTTCCACGGCATTAATGGAGAGAATTGCAAAGACAGTGATAGCCCAAGTTGGTATAACCCTGAAGAAGCAACGCAGGTATATCTTTACCTGTTAAAACTGTACAAATGTGGCCTTTTGCCCAGTGATATTGGAATCATAACTCCTTATCAGAAACAA GTTTATCAAATTCGAGAGCTACTTATGGAGTTAGATGTGGAATTGCCAAAAATTAGTAGCGTTGAAGGATTTCAAGGCCAGGAGCGTAATGTTATCATTATCTCAGCTGTGCGTTCCTCGAATAATTTTATAAACGAAGATATCAAACACTCCCTTGGGTTCGTTGCTTGTCCTCGGAGACTTAatgttgcaatcactcgtgcTCGTGTTTTAGTTATAATCCTTGGAAATCCTAGACTGTTAGCTCAGGATCCGTATTGGAGAAGCGTGTTAATATATTGTATCAATCAGGATTCGTACACCGGATGCAGTTTCATTTTTTCTgagatagaagatcctcaaatgGAAATATAA
- the Eif3e gene encoding eukaryotic translation initiation factor 3 subunit E: MAKFDLTSRIGQYLDRHLVFPLLEFLSAKQIYNEDELLQAKLDILSKTNMIDYTIDIRKQLYPKVEVPEELKARRADVLQELGILQNNVSVVVALMNNEEVMKKMENMRDSKALNNYLTQESDFRVEMMDSFVKLAKYRYECGNYSVSTSYLYFYMLIMPPTDKNYLNVLWGKLASEILVQNWETALEDVNKLREYIDSNVIGNSLQILQQRTWLIHWSLFVFFNHVKGRDLIIEMFLYRPHYLNAIQTMCPHILRYLAAAVIVNRSRRSILKDLVKVIQQESYTYRDPITEFLEHLYVNFDFDGARQKLQECQTVVYNDFFLIALLSEFVENARLMIFETFCRIHQCISIGMLAEKLNMKADAAECWIVHLIRNARLDAKIDSKLGHVVMGGQPVSPYQQLVEKIETLSVRSEALENLIERKLKAKNQDPVSIVWN, translated from the exons atggcgAAATTTGATCTTACGTCGCGCATCGGACAATATCTTGATCGGCATTTAGTCTTCCCTCTTTTGGAATTTTTATCTGCCAAACAG ATTTACAATGAGGATGAATTACTCCAAGCTAAACTGGATATTCTCAGCAAGACAAATATGATAGATTACACTATTGATATCAGGAAGCAGTTGTATCCAAAAGTGGAAGTGCCAGAG GAGCTGAAAGCTCGTCGTGCGGATGTACTTCAAGAGCTCGGCATTTTGCAAAATAATGTGTCAGTTGTTGTTGCACTGATGAACAATGAGGAAGTAATGAAAAAAATGGAGAACATGCGAGACTCTAAAGCATTGAATAATTACCTTACTCAAGAATCTGAT TTTCGAGTGGAAATGATGGACAGTTTTGTGAAATTGGCAAAATATCGTTATgagtgtggcaattattctgtttctacctcatatttatatttttatatgcttATAATGCCACCAACTGATAAG AATTACCTAAATGTACTTTGGGGTAAATTAGCATCAGAAATTTTGGTGCAGAATTGGGAAACAGCATTAGAAGATGTAAACAAACTAAGAGAGTATATTGATAGCAATGTTATAGGAAATTCTCTTCAGATATTGCAACAAAGAACATGGCTCATTCATTGGAGcttatttgtatttttcaatCACGTGAAGGGCAGAGATTTGATCATAGAAATGTTCCTTTACAGACCACA TTATCTAAATGCTATTCAAACAATGTGTCCTCATATATTGAGATACTTAGCAGCTGCTGTTATTGTCAATCGATCTAGGCGATCTATTTTGAAGGATCTCGTGAAAGTAATACAGCAG GAATCATACACGTACCGTGACCCTATTACCGAATTTCTAGAGCATTTATATGTGAACTTTGATTTCGATGGGGCGAGACAGAAATTGCAAGAGTGTCAAACAGTTGTATATAATGACTTTTTCCTGATTGCATTATTAAGTGAATTTGTGGAAAACGCTCGTTTAATGATCTTCGAAACATTTTGTAGAATTCATCAATGTATTAGTATTGG AATGCTTGCAGAAAAGCTAAATATGAAAGCAGATGCAGCTGAATGCTGGATCGTTCATCTGATACGTAATGCGCGATTAGATGCTAAAATAGACAGTAAATTGGGACACGTTGTAATGGGTGGACAGCCAGTGTCTCCTTACCAACAATTAGTTGAAAAAATTGAAACGTTGAGCGTACGAAGTGAAGCGTTAGAAAACTTAATTGAACGTAAATTAAAAGCTAAGAATCAAGATCCTGTGAGTATAGTGTGGAACTAA
- the LOC143186036 gene encoding zinc finger CCCH domain-containing protein 15 homolog — MPPKKAAAPSKKAEQKKKEKVIEDKTFGIKNKKGAKQQKFIQQVEKQVKSGGVNPRKLEDPNVKKLEKEKKLKEQKELALIFKPVQTQKIDKGTDPKSVVCAFFKQGQCTKGDKCKFSHDLSIERKAEKRSLYCDMRDDDKESDTMDKWDEDKLKEVVEKKHGGGNRPTTDIICKHFLEAVEKSKYGWFWECPSGQKCIYRHALPPGFVLKKDKKKEDKKDEISLEDLIEKERANLGPNQTKITLETFLAWKKRKLKEKKEQAIRDEEKRRNDYKAGRQVGISGREMFYFNPELAAGDGIDDGDEAISSYVREEEEDEERIEYRELDMDRLALEASEIDTNGITVAASDRLKTNEATENESSTVTIGEGAVALAINENLFVEEDLEGLEEELDDLDLEE; from the exons ATGCCGCCCAAAAAGGCAGCTGCTCCCAGTAAAAAAGCGGAGCAGAAGAAAAAGGAGAAAGTCATTGAG GATAAGACATTCGGTATAAAAAACAAGAAAGGTGCCAAACAACAGAAATTCATTCAGCAAGTAGAGAAGCAGGTAAAATCTGGTGGTGTTAATCCACGGAAATTAGAAGATCCTAATGTTAAAAAgcttgaaaaagaaaaaaaattaaaggagCAGAAAGAATTAGCTCTCATATTTAAACCTGTGCAAACACAAAAGATAGATAAAG GAACTGATCCCAAATCTGTAGTATGTGCATTTTTCAAACAAGGACAATGTACAAAAGGGGACAAGTGCAAATTTTCCCACGATTTAAGTATAGAAAGAAAAGCAGAGAAACGTTCATTGTACTGTGATATGAGAGATGATGATAAAGAAAGTGACACAATGGACAAATGGGATGAAGATAAATTGAAGGAAGTTGTAGAAAAGAAACATGGTGGTGGTAATCGTCCAACTACTGATATT ATTTGCAAACATTTCTTGGAAGCAGTAGAAAAATCAAAATATGGATGGTTTTGGGAATGTCCCTCCGGACAAAAGTGTATCTATAGGCATGCACTTCCTCCTGGATTTGTATTAAAAAAAGATAAGAAGAAAGAAGACAAAAAGGATGAAATTTCATTAGAAGATTTAATTGAAAAAGAACGAGCCAACTTAGGACCAAATCAA ACTAAAATAACTTTGGAGACATTCTTAGCATGGAAAAAACGAAAACTAAAGGAAAAAAAAGAACAGGCTATTAGGGATGAAGAAAAGAGAAGAAACGACTATAAAGCTGGTCGTCAAGTTGGTATTTCTGGCAGAGAAATGTTCTACTTTAATCCTGAGCTTGCAGCTGGAGATG GTATTGATGACGGAGACGAAGCAATATCTAGTTATGTTCGCGAAGAGGAAGAAGATGAAgaaaggattgagtatagagaacttgATATGGATAGATTGGCTCTTGAAGCTAGCGAAATTGATACTAATGGAATAACCGTAGCTGCCTCAGATCGACTGAAAACTAATGAAGCTACAGAGAATGAAAGCTCTACCG TTACCATAGGTGAGGGAGCAGTTGCATTAGCAATTAATGAGAATCTATTTGTCGAGGAAGATTTAGAAGGTTTAGAAGAGGAATTAGACGACTTGGATTTAGAAGAGTGA
- the Mttfb1 gene encoding mitochondrial transcription factor B1 produces the protein MTVPRLPPLPTIKDVVKLYKLNAMKQLSQNFILNENLTDKIIKKAGVLTGSHVLEVGPGPGGLTRSIIRQCPEKLIVIEKDKRFKPILQMLADAFADSNGKMDIIYDDIMTVNMENLFPTTEAKAWEDKSPKIYIIGNLPFNVSTPLIIKWLHAISEKRGPWALGRVRMTLTFQKEVAERLVAEATDSQRCRLSLMAQAWTRPVLHFIIPGTAFVPKPDVDVGLVTFVPLAVPRTKHEFNIFEKISRHIFSFRQKYSIRGLATLFPLECRSELSQMMFKLSDLDPQRRPMSLTVEDVDKLTSAYKYLLEKHPEIGLYDYRASKRLLSLNKAKDIEITSYDVL, from the exons ATGACAGTTCCACGATTACCACCTCTTCCAACTATTAAAGATGTggtaaaattatataaattgaATGCAATGAAACAGCTTTCACAGAActttattttaaatgaaaacttaacagataaaataattaaaaaggcAGGTGTTCTTACTGGTTCTCACGTATTAGAAGTTGGCCCTGGACCTGGTGGATTAACTAGGTCAATCATAAGACAGTGTCCTGAGAAACTAATTGTTATTGAAAAAGACAAAAGATTTAAACCAATATTACAAATGTTAGCAGATGCTTTCGCAGATAGTAATGGTAAAATGGATATTATTTATGATGATATTATGACAGTAAATATGGAGAATCTTTTCCCTACAACTGAAGCAAAAGCTTGGGAAGATAAAAGCCCAAAAATTTACATAATTGGTAATCTACCATTTAATGTATCAACACCCTTAATAATAAAATGGCTACATGCAATTTCTGAGAAAAGGGGTCCTTGGGCCCTTGGAAGGGTTAGAATGACATTAACATTTCAGAAGGAAGTTGCTGAACGTCTAGTAGCAGAAGCAACAGATTCTCAAAGATGCAGATTGTCTTTAATGGCACAAGCTTGGACACGCCCAGTGTTGCATTTTATCATACCAG GTACAGCCTTTGTTCCAAAACCAGACGTTGATGTAGGCCTTGTAACATTTGTACCTTTAGCTGTTCCCCGTACAAAACATGAATTTAACATTTTTGAGAAAATATCCCGACATATTTTCAGTTTTCGTCAAAAATATAGTATAAGAGGTCTTGC AACCTTGTTCCCATTGGAGTGTCGATCTGAGTTAAGTCAAATGATGTTCAAACTTTCTGATTTGGATCCACAAAGAAGGCCAATGAGTCTTACTGTAGAAGATGTTGATAAACTTACAAGTGCATATAAGTATTTACTAGAAAAACATCCAGAAATAGGTTTATACGATTATCGTGCATCTAAACGCTTATTGTCATTAAACAAAGCTAAAGATATAGAAATTACAAGTTATGATGTATTGTAG
- the LOC143186013 gene encoding cytochrome c oxidase assembly factor 3, mitochondrial-like, protein MQAGGKDNDFLEKIKPEELRPIDLLYMKQAEQINFQRATKYRRTRRNNIILGLSLAAGVLGIYFYTMHAVKQETFLDDFNEPETIIVDSSAKAKEV, encoded by the exons atgcAAGCTG GTGGAAAAGATAACGATTTTTTGGAAAAGATTAAACCAGAAGAATTGAGACCTATAGATTTATTGTATATGAAACAAGCTGAGCAAATAAATTTTCAAAGAGCGACTAAATATAGAAGAACCCGTAGAAATAACATTATACTTGGCTTATCTTTGGCAGCTGGGGTTCTAGGGATCTACTTTTATACTATGCACGCTGTAAAACAAGAAACTTTCTTGGATGATTTCAATGAACCTGAAACAATAATTGTAGACTCTAGTGCAAAAGCTAAGGAAGTTTAA